From Bactrocera oleae isolate idBacOlea1 chromosome 4, idBacOlea1, whole genome shotgun sequence:
gcattatattgtattatggaTGTAGATAAAGTCCTATACTGCATTTGTCAGTATTCGAATAAGAAAAACAATTGCGATACCTTTATTTTGAAaggaatttttttagtatttctaTGTAATTGAAacgaaatttatacatatatacaatatatactttgtAAACAATCTTCACTTTTATTCATATAGACTATTCTTCATTATTCTTTAGTTATTTAGGTACAAGTAATATGAGTACATGTTTTATgcattattatacatgtatgatttttaaaaaaatattattaaattttattttccaaaatttctaattttatgtAAACCACACcgcgaatattttatatatccgAATTCTTACGATTTttcttgatatatgtatgtattcaaagTTTCACAttccaaatttttctttaagttAATGCCACCGATCCACTCGCAGCAAATCACAGTCTTTGTTCTTTATAAAAGCGCCACAACCGCTTACGAATTtcgttataaatttaaatatcttaaaaCCGATTTTTAGCTCGCACAATAAAACAATAGATTTGCGACTGGCACACTTAAGCATTTTCCAATGGCCCTATATATTGACCATTCTTATTTGCCAAACGACGCTCTTCCAGTTTCCTGGCAAAATCAGGATCGCTCTTAGCACGCTGCTCCAGACGTTCCTGTTGCAATTTTATACCTGCATAGATCTGATCCAAACCCTTTTGTATTTCGTCCGGTATGGCGGGTGGTGTGGGTATGTGATCGCCAGTCGCGCGAAAACCATTCTCATCGGCAGTATACTGTACGTTAACGACATCACCCTCGGGCGATTGGTAAGAGTATTGACCATGCTGCACTAGCACGCCATTGGGGTTTGTTTCTGAGAAATCCTTCAGAAAACCGGTCTCTTCATGCACGATATTATTACCGGTTTCATATTCGGTCTTATAGCTGCCATCTTCACTTTGTTCTTTATTATACTTGAGTATCGGTATCCAAGTGGTGCTTTCGCGGTGCTGATCCCGATGATCGGAAACCTTTTCGTCGCGCGGTATGTTATTTTGGTTCGGGTGACCGTGATGATGTTGCGACTGACAGGATGTGACTGCAAGGAATAGGCCAATGGCGCACATCAACAACTAATGGCGAATGGGGAGGAGGCGAATGAACGAAGaagaaaaagtaaatgaaaaattaaatatagtttttcaaaacctcggaaaaaaattatttgaatttagagtttgcaacatattttaaattatttcttcgTGTTTGCTTTTAAACGACTTACAAATGTGTTCATTTTCTGTAAATACTTTTAGAATCAGAAAGGAAGTATATAAAACGGGAAGAGGATGTGAGTTTCTTTCCTCGTCTTCacgatttttctaaatttatactaaaatttCTTGTTAGTAATCACGTTCTCAACACCTAAGCTGCGCGTATGTTTTCAAAACgtgaattttcgaaattttcgagTGAGTGAAAGCGGGTTTGaaaaaagactgcgcaccagcGGGCCCTATGTAAGCTATTTATAGCAGCGTGATTGAGACTCCTAAAGTCGAGCGCATACACCAACACACGAATAGCGACACTCATTCATCGGCCGCCACGCACACACCTGCACTTTGCTGTGCAGCGCGTTGGCTGAGCTTTTAGCTTTTAAGCATTGTATGCATCGTCTGCCCGCCttttttgttagtttctttGAATGCAATTTTGGCGCGTATTGGTAGCTAtactcacaaacacacacacacacatatatatatatatatacatacatatgcatatttgctttACTTGCTGCAGATTATTTTTTGCTGCAGATTTATTCATTGGCGCTTCGCTTTGTTGCTGGTCGACTGCAATTCATCGTTATCGCGGCGCAGCCAAATGAAGTATGCAGTTGGTAATTGTTGTTTGGCCGTCGCATCCATTTTTAAGAGCAAAACGATAGTTGTCGTTGGATTTAGGAGCTGATTACAGAATATTTAGG
This genomic window contains:
- the Cpr49Ah gene encoding endocuticle structural glycoprotein ABD-4 — protein: MNTFLLMCAIGLFLAVTSCQSQHHHGHPNQNNIPRDEKVSDHRDQHRESTTWIPILKYNKEQSEDGSYKTEYETGNNIVHEETGFLKDFSETNPNGVLVQHGQYSYQSPEGDVVNVQYTADENGFRATGDHIPTPPAIPDEIQKGLDQIYAGIKLQQERLEQRAKSDPDFARKLEERRLANKNGQYIGPLENA